Sequence from the Scyliorhinus torazame isolate Kashiwa2021f chromosome 3, sScyTor2.1, whole genome shotgun sequence genome:
GCAGTGAGCGTACACCTAATGTACCTCTTGCTTTCTTCTGAGGTTTTCCCACACTCGGTTGCACACCAGACATTCAAAGGCATCAATGTAATTGGCCTGGGAAACATCTCGAACTCCCCACTTGCGCTCTTTCATGGCAGTCAGTAGCTTCTCGTTGGAGATTGGACCTTTCCACTTCCACTCGAGGTAGCCCTCGTACCGTTGGTCATTCCCGTCCAATTGCATTATGTACTCCGCCAACTCCTTGGGGTGTGAAAAGCTGCTGACAAGGATGGCACTTTTATTGTTGGGAAGCCAGTCTGCAATACTGGGGGAGCCATAATAAACCGGAACCGCTCCCAGTTTGAAAGGGCGCCACAGCTTCTCAGTGATGTAATCGTCGCAAATTGCGTTCTCGAACGCCAGGATAAATTTGTACTGAGCAAGAATCTTATAAAATCTATGGTCGTCCATGGTTGTGGGATCCTTCAGGCTACCCGGAAGATCCTTGTTGTGTAAACATTCCCCGTAAGAATCCACCGGGATGTATTTCATCAATTCAAGCACATAACTGTCTCGGTCTGAAGGTGGATCACAGTCAGACTGTACGTACACTAATGGCGCCAGGTGTTCCCTCAGCCGATTCTTCTGAGACAGTGGGATCAAGTACTTGCGAGATTTCAGCTCCTCGAGGCTCTCCAGGTACTGGGTAGTTAACGGCATATGAGAGTTGCGGCTGAATGTGGAAGTGTAATTAAATAATGTGATTGCGGGCTCGTGAAAAAGCTTGTAGTTGTTTTTAGGCGACTCCTCGTGGAACAAGGCCCATTCATGGCGGGGTTTCCGGGGCAACGGCAAACTGTTGACCTGGAAATCCGTACCTATTCAATTCAGGAAAGCAAAAGGGATAAAGGTGAGCATGTTAAAACAACGTGCATAAAATAGCAAGTCTGCATGTTGAATCAGACGCGTACCCAACTGTTAATCAGCTCCTTATTCAGACTAATCCCAATGCACAGTTCGAACTGAACCATCTGGGGGTTGAAGCCGTCATTGCCTGTTCTGCGTGGCTCAATTACACACGAGCTTCATCTACTGAGCCGTACGAACCAGGCGGGTGGCGATAGGGAAAGTTAGGATTAGAAATGGGATTTGGGGAAACAGTGAGCTCCACCCCACACTCCAGACCCATGTTTGGTCACAATTCGATGACCTCCCTGTTCTAGTGCAAGGATAGGCTCTGGGTGAAATGAATCCCATGATAGGAAGCGCAAGTTGGCACTTACCAACCACGCCAAGAAAACTGCT
This genomic interval carries:
- the fut10 gene encoding alpha-(1,3)-fucosyltransferase 10 isoform X4; this encodes MKKSSDVDIQHPIVIWWSPLTGELGRLGQCGADTCYFTINRTYQDHHLTRAFLFYGTDFQVNSLPLPRKPRHEWALFHEESPKNNYKLFHEPAITLFNYTSTFSRNSHMPLTTQYLESLEELKSRKYLIPLSQKNRLREHLAPLVYVQSDCDPPSDRDSYVLELMKYIPVDSYGECLHNKDLPGSLKDPTTMDDHRFYKILAQYKFILAFENAICDDYITEKLWRPFKLGAVPVYYGSPSIADWLPNNKSAILVSSFSHPKELAEYIMQLDGNDQRYEGYLEWKWKGPISNEKLLTAMKERKWGVRDVSQANYIDAFECLVCNRVWENLRRKQEGLSPIQWQAQANHLSCPAPEAFTFLPPSMGRALVRDLWMPSFHQSKREATALRHLVELNRNFTTEKFWRVVFKDQL
- the fut10 gene encoding alpha-(1,3)-fucosyltransferase 10 isoform X1, with translation MEGEPRGERRRGAGTGLRRLWLYCLCCCALLFLIVTLQVVVELGQFEKEKVKSENELRDGLDLWNHVKETNTLLNSMKKSSDVDIQHPIVIWWSPLTGELGRLGQCGADTCYFTINRTYQDHHLTRAFLFYGTDFQVNSLPLPRKPRHEWALFHEESPKNNYKLFHEPAITLFNYTSTFSRNSHMPLTTQYLESLEELKSRKYLIPLSQKNRLREHLAPLVYVQSDCDPPSDRDSYVLELMKYIPVDSYGECLHNKDLPGSLKDPTTMDDHRFYKILAQYKFILAFENAICDDYITEKLWRPFKLGAVPVYYGSPSIADWLPNNKSAILVSSFSHPKELAEYIMQLDGNDQRYEGYLEWKWKGPISNEKLLTAMKERKWGVRDVSQANYIDAFECLVCNRVWENLRRKQEGLSPIQWQAQANHLSCPAPEAFTFLPPSMGRALVRDLWMPSFHQSKREATALRHLVELNRNFTTEKFWRVVFKDQL
- the fut10 gene encoding alpha-(1,3)-fucosyltransferase 10 isoform X2, producing the protein MCRVADVKVVVELGQFEKEKVKSENELRDGLDLWNHVKETNTLLNSMKKSSDVDIQHPIVIWWSPLTGELGRLGQCGADTCYFTINRTYQDHHLTRAFLFYGTDFQVNSLPLPRKPRHEWALFHEESPKNNYKLFHEPAITLFNYTSTFSRNSHMPLTTQYLESLEELKSRKYLIPLSQKNRLREHLAPLVYVQSDCDPPSDRDSYVLELMKYIPVDSYGECLHNKDLPGSLKDPTTMDDHRFYKILAQYKFILAFENAICDDYITEKLWRPFKLGAVPVYYGSPSIADWLPNNKSAILVSSFSHPKELAEYIMQLDGNDQRYEGYLEWKWKGPISNEKLLTAMKERKWGVRDVSQANYIDAFECLVCNRVWENLRRKQEGLSPIQWQAQANHLSCPAPEAFTFLPPSMGRALVRDLWMPSFHQSKREATALRHLVELNRNFTTEKFWRVVFKDQL
- the fut10 gene encoding alpha-(1,3)-fucosyltransferase 10 isoform X3, yielding MLKVVVELGQFEKEKVKSENELRDGLDLWNHVKETNTLLNSMKKSSDVDIQHPIVIWWSPLTGELGRLGQCGADTCYFTINRTYQDHHLTRAFLFYGTDFQVNSLPLPRKPRHEWALFHEESPKNNYKLFHEPAITLFNYTSTFSRNSHMPLTTQYLESLEELKSRKYLIPLSQKNRLREHLAPLVYVQSDCDPPSDRDSYVLELMKYIPVDSYGECLHNKDLPGSLKDPTTMDDHRFYKILAQYKFILAFENAICDDYITEKLWRPFKLGAVPVYYGSPSIADWLPNNKSAILVSSFSHPKELAEYIMQLDGNDQRYEGYLEWKWKGPISNEKLLTAMKERKWGVRDVSQANYIDAFECLVCNRVWENLRRKQEGLSPIQWQAQANHLSCPAPEAFTFLPPSMGRALVRDLWMPSFHQSKREATALRHLVELNRNFTTEKFWRVVFKDQL